CGAGGCGAGGGGGCGGACCCGCCGCTGCCGGCTCTCTTCGCAGGCTCACTCGCACTCGGTGGCGCCGCGGGGCAGGCATGGGAGCCGCGCGCGCCCTCCCCGAGCCCACACCTGTCTGAGCGGCGCAGCAAGCCGCAGTCCGGGCGGGCTGCTCGGCGCGGGTGAGTGCGGAAGCCGGCCTGGGACATCGGCCCGGGCACCGGGACAGCTAGGCATCGGGAGGAGCGGGACAAAGGGCCGGGTGCGCGCGGGGTTGGGTGACTGCGGCTGCTGGAGGCACCGGAGATCTCGCTTCGGCCGCTGTCGGGTTTCGAGGGTCGGAACCGGGGTGCTACAGGGCAGTTGGGTTGACGTAGTGTCACCGGTGGAACTGCAGTCTTGGATGACGGGTGCTAGTCGGGTTCAAAGAGCTAGCCGGCCTCCGGCTCTTCTCCCGCTGGCAATACCCGCAGCCCCTAGGCACACTTCACCACCACTTACTCTGCTGTAGTCCTGGACATGCTGTGATTCTATCAAGCTCTGAGCATTATTTTTTAACCCTAGACACGTGATTGTGAACACACTTTAGCAAGCAAGAAAAGTTAAGGCAAACCCAGGTTAGAAAAACAGGATCTTTTCTCCGGAGTTTTTAACTGATACGTTCTGCTTCCCGTGGGGTGCTAACTCTAAAAACTGCTGTTTGAAGCAAGTATTTTACTTCAGCCTGTAGCCATCCATCAAGAGTTGTTCACTTCTAGATAAAACgatttttactcatttttgaaacttttgaaaGGAGGAATGGACTTATTTAGACAAAGGAAGATCACCACGCTCCCCTCTAGAAAACAAATCAGGTTTATTTTCCAGCATCTCATGAGAAAACAGCTGATAAAAAGTCCTGTTTGTTTTACTGCCCTCTGGTAGACACCCAGGAGGATTCAGAAACAGTCCGTGGCTGTTGGGAAGCACCACTTGTTTAGAGTCAGGGCTGGAATAGAGCCCGCTACTCTCAGCTCCAGACAGTGAACTTGGAGGTCGCTGTGTGCCCCTTAGGGTCTGGCTGACCAATGCCAGAATCATCCTCACGTGGCCGTGTGGAGACAGTTGAAGTTATAGTTGAAGTCAGCTGTTGCCAAAATCTCTATGCCAAATTAATATCAGGATATTTATTGCCAGTTGTTTCAAGATCCTGCTTGTGCCTGCGAGCGTTTAAACTAGGCTTTGTAATTGTCAAGGAAACTATTACAAATGGATTGAAGATGCAGTCAGGAGAGAGAACCTTTCTAGGATAGAAGTCTCTGTGTATTTAGTTGTGAGAGTGATTGTGGTCATATGCATACTGTCTGCATATAAACACCTTCTCATCATTTTACTGCTTAAAGTCAAGATGTATGCTTGCAGTAGGAAGAGAACTGTTCCCAGGGTTGCTACTATGAATCTCATTTCTGTAACAGTGACAACCCATTCCGGTAGCTGGTGAATGTGGGTGTTTCTCTGGGCGAGGGATGGGTGCCACCATGACCATGAGTATGTCTGAGAACCCCGTTGGCCCCAAGCTGCAGTGTTTAATAGTCGCAGGTTCTCCCGGACATCTCTTCTCACTGGTCCTTTAGGACTCAATCTTCCAAGCACTATTCATGCATAACTCCCACTGACTCTGGGGAATTTGTTTCCCATGGTCTCACCATTGGCAGTTTTATgctctctgttctgtttccaCCATGTTTATCTCAGGCTAGCTAGTTAGTTCTCTGATAAAGAAGTTAAACTTCGTTTGACCACCGAGCTTCTGTCTAGGTTTGCTGGACTTCTAAGAACACTACAGTTTCTTGAACAAGACTGTAATTCTTCAACCATTGTATGATCAGGTGTGTTGTGCTTTCACAGGTCTGTGACTCAGAAAACGAGAGCAAGCCTAGCTGCAGAGTATTCCAAGAGTTTTGTACCTTCTTAAGCATTTGCTTTAGGAGCTTGATTGCACTACCCTGGCCCCAGAGTCCACGAAAGACCCTTTGTCATCCTTCCAGTTGATCCCAATACTCTTATCTTTTGAAAGCTTTCCTGCTGTTTCTTGCTTTCATGTATGTTTATGGCTGTCACAGGAACTCAGGCGCTGTACAATAGAGAATCTATGTCCTAAGGATTCCTGGTCGCTGGCCACCCTAGGCTACTGGAGTTAAACGCTGGCCCTCTGGAGGTGCTCTGTGTTGTTGCAGTTTTTGAGGATGAAGGTGCTTAACCAGAAAGCTGTCATAATGCATTGTCTCCAAAGAGATTTATTGTTGTTTGCACATCTGGTAACATCAAAATCCCTCCATTGTATTAGTGGGCTTATAAGGTGGCAGTTTCCTGAGTGTTGAGTATTTTTGAATGGAGGACAGTGACTCAGTAACGGAACACAGGAGAAGGAGCCCTCCTCCGAGTCAGATGCCCAGAGgtggaaaagaaatataattCCTGTATTACTAGTCATGGgtgcaaaaaaatattttcttcccttAGGTTTCCATTTGCTTTGTCGTTTAAGTGAAATAAGACATGCAAATACTTGGTTGGtatctttaaaagataataaataacaaagataacaaagaaaactttaaaagataATAAACCTAACAAAGGTTTATTCATAGAAAAGAGATGGTGTAGACCTAAATTTTCTTCATGCTAATCTAGATTTAggtatctttattatttttctttttctttttttcctcttagggAGTTTTCTGGGCTACTCTACAGGGATAATGTGATTCATTTGTAAAGGTGAAAGAATTTAGTTGTTACCCATTAGTTACCTCTCCAATTATGGGATTATAAATGTTTTTTGTTGAATCTATTTATACCCCCCCGGGGTGTTTAGGCTCAAATAAACCCAATTGGACATAGCACTTGCTTACCTAGAGTttatcagaaagaaaacattgattttttttatcctttgttCTACTACCAAGTGAATTAAGAAACACTGTAAAGCTGCCAAATGGATTGTAAAGCATCCCAGCCATCCTTGGTTGAGCTGTTCAAGTGCGAGTCAGGATGGGGTGTGAATGCCTCAGGGGAGACCCCTGATGGGCATGAGGGTAATTTCCTCTGTGCTTTCTTAGGAAGCTATCCTAAGAGGAGCAAGCCATACCTCCTCTCAACTCTTAAAACTTTCTCCTCTTCCATGCCcacaggcaggaaaaaaaaaaactatctcctCTTGGAgtcctttgttttctttacaaGCTAATCAGGGAGATCTGGTCTTCCAGCCAGATAAGAGGTTAGCATagtaaattttcctttcccttttcccttATGCCTCCAACCTTCAGAAATCTGTGAATGGAGTAAATGGCAATTCAGATATCATTTGCAAATAACACAGTCTGCAATCTGAACTTTGTGGTCctaaaagaaaatcataaaactAGAGAATCCCGGgcctatattttaaaagattatgtgcttgggcttggcagcgtggcctagtggctaaggtcctcgccttgatcccatatggccgctggttctaatcccggcagctccacttcctctctatctctcctcctttcagtatatctgactttgtaataaaaattttaaaaaataaaataaaataaatctttttttaaaaaaaaaagattatgtacTTTAGGATGCTGTCCAGAATAATTTctaaatcaccaaaaataaatgttttaaggaCCGGTACCGTGGTGCAGTAAGCTATGCCTgcgcctgtggcactgaagtatcatatgggcactggttcctgtcccaactgctccacttcagatccaactccctgctatagCAACAGATGGTGGGTcaagtttgggcccctgcactcacgtgggagaactagaagaagctcctggctcctgattttagtacagcccagctccggctgctAGGGCAATTtatggagtaaatcagcagacataggtccatctctctgtctttcctctctctgtaaatctgcctttcaaataaaaataagtaataatacttttttttttaaatgataagcaATTCGAGAGGGAGGcctttggcatagtggttaacaCATGGTTTTTTATGGCCACGTGCATTCAGAGTGGCTGGGCTTGAGTTCTGACTCTGCCTCCCTTCCTAGTCCTGCTGATTCAcagcctgggaggtagcaggtgatggttcaagtggttggatccctgctacccatgtgggagacctagacggaGTTAACAgctccaggctgcaacaccacaaGCAGTAGAGGAATTAACTAGCAGATtgcagatctctctccctctctctgcttttcaaataagtaaaagtacattttaaaacataaaaattgacattttttaaataaatgagtattTGGTAAGGGAGTGACGAACTTAAGAAGTTTGTAACTTCAACACAGATGTGAGTTtaagcctaaggacttgggtacACAAAGCTTTATCTATCTGTCCAGTTTCTAACTGGTTACTTAAAAATGTAATCAGTCTGGAATAATTTGACCTGTATTGGTTTCTTAATGTCTGCCTTAATTCCTAAATCTGAACTacagattttcaaaaatgtatttatttatcttgaaatCCAGCATTACAGAGTGACGGGGGAGAGATTCAGAAAGACAAATTTTTCTATCCACATTctcctgaaacagccagggctgggccaggccaaagccaggaatcaggaacttcttccatgtgggtactgggattcaagcacttggaccatctttagtttcttttcccaagccattgacACGGAGTTGGATAGAAAGTAAAACAGCAAAGACATGAACAGGAATCCTAGAAGATACCCTCAGATGCATATGGTCATCCATCATTTTCTGTGGGCCATTTGGACGTCTATATTTGAGAAGTTAGAATGAGGTTGTGGCATGTGGGAGCCCAACTAACTGCACAGTGCTCACATTCCAGGAGAACTCTTTCCCACTCTCTCCATGCCCAATAACATCATGAACTGACTTCTAATAACATGatttcttttcaaaacaaaaaggatAAAAAATATGCCATAGCAGCTCATGTGAAATAGGGAATACTTTAAGACCTgtagaaagtattttttttaaataaatagagctCTGCTATTCAGGTAAAGCACTTGGGAAATTGAAAATAGAGTTAGTGTAAAACAAGGTTCCTACATGGGTTTTAAGTGTACATATTTGCAccagtttcacattttttttcttgtcattatcttCCCTGGACACCTTCCAATAAACTATTTTGATTTTCATACAAAGGGATAAAGATAAACAAAGATGCCATCAGAAGAATTTTGATGCAGTTGATAATTCAAATTCATCCCTTTCTGGATCCAACTAACATACATTTTAGATTTGGGGTTTGAAGGTTCATGCGCTAGATGATAATATGAACGTATCTTAGCTATTATGTTCCTTAGGCACATTGAAAGTATGTATTATCTATAATTTATGCTAATTCATATTTTAACACTATCTCATCTCCTATACTGTCCCCACACTTGTCAACTTGGGCCTCTGAGTCTGTGGTGTCTGTCTTAAGATAAGCTAAAGCAAATCTTGGCTTACCATGTCTGCTATGCTATGCTTGCAGAATGAAAATTCTCCAATTAGTCAATGGAAATGGGGGTGGTGTGATGGAGAGATGGGACCCAAggatcagccatgtgggagatgcacagTTCCTCCCAGTACATGTCACACTTGGCAGGAATTTGGTGTGAGTGGAACTTTCAATCACCTAGACAACAACTTACACACAGAAAGGCTCTGTAAGCTCTAGATAAGCCCAAGGACTGGATTCTTGGCTAGAAAAGGAGCATAATCAAAAAGAGATCCATATCCTGCTGATCCCCCAACACATTGCCATTACCACACCTATCCCATTGCCATAATCCATTGCAGAGGATTCTGCTGCATTCAGAATCTCCTTCCCAGCCTACTAACAATCTTTAGACTCAACAATGTTCAAACATAGATGTACAAACAGATACATACATTTATGTATGCACACCATGATTTCAAGGATCTAAAGAAATGATTAGATCTACTTCCTTCCATGAAGAGGATTTGAAGACCATTCCTATGGAAGGGATGGACATCTGGAAAGGATGCATGGAAGAGTTTCAGGGAATCAGGAATTCCCCAAGAATGGACTTTTCTGGGACTTCAttccttcctcttcccatccctgTCCTGTCCAAAGAGGAATCAAGAGAAAGAGTCATGCAAATGAAAAAGTTCCAGGGTGAGAGTAGTGCAATATAGTGATGGAGATGGGGGCGGGATCAGCATGCTCagctgctgcaccaggccaacTCGACCAGACGTCccagttttatttaaaagaaagcaaaatgaaccCTAGCTTTATCATCAAGGTTTGGAATCCTTGAAGAGGAGAATGAAAATGAGGGTGGTTTCCCCCTGATGCCTCCTGCTGGCCATTTGAGCCACACCCATTCTTCCTCCTTTGGGAATTTGTGAGTTACCTTATCCACTGAGTCAGTTTCTCTTGCACTAAAAGAAAAGAGCCAATCAATTGATGCTTACGCACTTAGGAAAGTACTTGGAAATTCCTTTCATCTGTGTTTTCCTTGTAGGGTGGTGAGCCAGGGTCTTTAACATCTTTCAGGGCAAAATCCAAACACACACAATCCTTTAGAACCTGGCTCTTGCCTGCTGCCCCACCACTTCCTCTGCTCAGCCCTTGCTGAGCTAATGATAATTCCTTAAGTGACTCACGCTGTGGCCCAGCTCTGTGCCCCTGCAGACTGTTGCTCCTTTCTAAGTGTCTCTCCTGTGATAGTCAATTTCCCGTCAACCTCCAGATCCACCCCTAGCAACACCTCCCCTGTTATCCTCACTGAGCTCATGCTTTTTAAGCTACTTCATCATCCGCATACATCTTCTATTAGTAGTCAGAATGCATCATTCAAAAAGTCTGTTGTATAGTCATACCACCCAGTCGTTCTTACATTAACACGGGGACTCCTTTGAAGAGTGAACTTTCTGCATTATCAGTGAAGATGTCTCCAGGATGACCACGTCCTATAATGGAGTGCCTTTGTTCAAGTCCCACTCTGCTTCAAATTGTAGCCTGGTGTGTTCTAAGCAACGCAACAAATGGTGGCTCAGGTATAGGGGCCGctgtcactcacgtgggaaacctgggttgagttccagccTCTTGGCCTCAGCGTGCTCCAGCCCAGCTatggcaggcattttgggaggGAACCTGCTGACAGCAGACCTCTGTTGcgtactctctgcctttcagaaaaataaaaataaatgcttgagTGCTAGAAAAGACCCAAGTTCAAGACATTTTGACTGGGAACAAAAATTCAAACACCTGAAAAAGTAGCCAACAGTAACAATACAGTAGTGTACCTGCAGCAAGAGTTTTAGATCTTTAACAAAAATTCTGTTAGTTTACAAAATAATccaaagaaataagaaacaattTGTTATAGATTATGCTTTTTGGAATTAAATACAAAacataatatattaaatataataatGAAGAAGTAGTCTCATGCCCTCTTTCAAATGCAATCATCATTTAGAAGCAGTAGGAGTCCTGGGTGGGTGTGACTGTGGAGTGTTCCTGCTGGAAACCTCTGTCAGTGAGTTAAAAATGCGCAAATTGCCCTGAAAATTTTCCAAGTGCATATTATAATGAAGATGGGAGgggcagaggaaggaaagaaaatcaagGGAACCAGAGAGGTAGGAGAGAATAAGATTTAGAACTAAACACTTTGAGGAGGCTCAAAAGCATGTGGAGACTGGGGCTGGTCGGCAGTTCGTCTGGGAACAGAGGGTTATCATGGGCTGCAtctcaaacacagaaagaaaaaaacaccgaGTTCATTTGGGGCACTTAGCCACAAGACCAATCCCAAGGTCAAGCCCCAGCATTGTAAAGGAGGTGGTACCTAAGGATTCCCCACCACACCCTGATTCTTGAGGAAGACCAACAGCCTTGGAAACAATGGCAGGGCAGCTGCTGGGCTTCGTGGTCTGTGCTCTGTGAGGTTCAGCCCTTGCCCTCCTGACCTGCTGTCTTTGTTTCTACAGAAGGGTGCTCAGCATGGCGGGGATTCCAGGACTACTcatccttctcctcttcctcctgctctgtgctgtTGGACAGGTGAGCCCTTACACTGCCCCCTGGAAACCCACGTGGCCTGCCTACCGCCTCCCTGTCATCTTGCCCCAGTCTACCCTCAACTTAGCCAAGCCAGACTTTGCAGCTGAAGCCAAGTTGGAAGTATCCTCCTCATGTGGACCTCAGTGTCATAAGGGAAGTCCACTGCCCACATATGAAGAGGCCAAGCAATACCTGTCGTACGAAACGCTCTATGCTAATGGCAGCCGCACTGAGACCAGGGTGGGCATTTATGTCCTCAGCAGTGGTAGAGGGGGTGCCCAACACCAAGACTCGGGGTCTTCAGGGAGGTCTCGGAGGAAGCGGCAGATTTATGGCTATGACAGCAGGTTCAGTATTTTTGGGAAGGACTTCCTGCTCAACTACCCCTTCTCAACATCAGTCAAGTTGTCAACAGGCTGCACTGGCACTTTGGTGGCAGAAAAACATGTCCTCACAGCTGCTCATTGCATTCATGATGGAAAGACCTATGTAAAAGGAACACAGAAACTTCGAGTGGGCTTCCTCAAGCCCAAGTTTAAAGATGGCAGCCGAGGGGCAAACCACTCAAGCTCGGCCATTCCCGAGAAGATGAAGTTTCAATGGATCCGTGTAAAACGCACTCACGTGCCCAAGGGTTGGATCAAAGGCAATGCCAATGACATTGGCATGGATTATGACTATGCACTCTTGGAACTCAAAAAGCCCCACAAGAGGAAGTTCATGAAGATTGGGGTGAGCCCTCCCGCTAAACAGCTGCCAGGGGGCAGAATCCATTTCTCTGGTTATGACAATGACCGACCAGGCAATTTAGTGTACCGCTTTTGTGATGTCAAAGATGAGACCTACGACCTGCTCTACCAGCAGTGTGATGCCCAGCCCGGAGCCAGTGGCTCAGGAGTCTATGTGAGGATGTGGAAGAGACAGCAGCAGAAGTGGGAGCGAAAAATTATTGGCATCTTTTCAGGGCACCAATGGGTGGACATGAATGGTTCACCGCAAGATTTCAATGTGGCTGTTAGAATCACCCCTCTCAAATATGCCCAGATTTGCTACTGGATTAAAGGGAATTATCTGGATTGTAGAGAGGGATGACACAGTTTTCCCTCC
The sequence above is a segment of the Ochotona princeps isolate mOchPri1 chromosome 4, mOchPri1.hap1, whole genome shotgun sequence genome. Coding sequences within it:
- the PRSS23 gene encoding serine protease 23, encoding MAGIPGLLILLLFLLLCAVGQVSPYTAPWKPTWPAYRLPVILPQSTLNLAKPDFAAEAKLEVSSSCGPQCHKGSPLPTYEEAKQYLSYETLYANGSRTETRVGIYVLSSGRGGAQHQDSGSSGRSRRKRQIYGYDSRFSIFGKDFLLNYPFSTSVKLSTGCTGTLVAEKHVLTAAHCIHDGKTYVKGTQKLRVGFLKPKFKDGSRGANHSSSAIPEKMKFQWIRVKRTHVPKGWIKGNANDIGMDYDYALLELKKPHKRKFMKIGVSPPAKQLPGGRIHFSGYDNDRPGNLVYRFCDVKDETYDLLYQQCDAQPGASGSGVYVRMWKRQQQKWERKIIGIFSGHQWVDMNGSPQDFNVAVRITPLKYAQICYWIKGNYLDCREG